In Treponema sp. OMZ 798, the following proteins share a genomic window:
- the ruvB gene encoding Holliday junction branch migration DNA helicase RuvB, protein MSDDFEVVRPEEQAGDEKDRALRPRSLVDFQGQTKAKENLSVFIKAARERGESLDHLFLIGPPGLGKTTLAQITANELGVDFKVTGAPALDKPKDLAGILTTLTERSVFFIDEIHRLKPAIEEMLYIAMEDYELDWIIGQGPGARTVRIPIPPFTLVGATTRAGMVSSPLISRFGIVQRFEFYSHEELASIISRSAYILEIKIEKKAALALARCSRGTPRVANRLLRRMRDFAQVAGKSAIDEMTVAAGLKQLNIDSLGLETYDRQILRSIIENYSGGPVGAETLAISIGESQDTLEDYYEPYLIQSGLLRRTPRGRMVTLKAYDHLGLNPPRLGDGQDGLFD, encoded by the coding sequence ATGAGCGATGATTTTGAGGTAGTGCGCCCGGAAGAGCAGGCCGGGGACGAAAAGGATAGGGCTCTTCGTCCCCGCTCTCTTGTTGACTTTCAGGGGCAGACAAAGGCAAAAGAAAATTTATCCGTCTTTATAAAGGCTGCCCGCGAAAGGGGCGAGAGCTTAGATCATCTTTTTTTGATAGGCCCGCCGGGCTTGGGAAAAACAACCCTTGCCCAAATTACGGCCAACGAGCTCGGTGTAGACTTTAAAGTTACGGGAGCTCCTGCCCTCGATAAGCCCAAGGATTTGGCAGGTATTCTTACCACTCTGACCGAACGCTCCGTCTTTTTTATAGACGAGATTCACCGTCTAAAACCTGCTATCGAAGAGATGCTTTATATCGCAATGGAAGATTATGAACTCGACTGGATAATAGGGCAGGGGCCGGGAGCAAGAACGGTGCGCATTCCGATTCCGCCTTTTACCCTTGTCGGGGCTACCACGCGGGCAGGGATGGTTTCAAGCCCCCTCATAAGCCGCTTCGGAATTGTGCAGCGCTTTGAGTTTTACAGCCATGAAGAGCTAGCTTCGATTATAAGCCGTTCCGCTTATATCCTCGAAATCAAGATAGAAAAAAAAGCCGCCCTTGCCTTGGCCCGCTGTTCACGCGGAACTCCGCGTGTGGCAAACCGTTTGTTGCGGCGCATGAGAGACTTTGCCCAAGTTGCAGGCAAGAGTGCGATTGACGAGATGACAGTCGCCGCAGGCTTAAAGCAGCTTAACATCGACAGCCTCGGTCTTGAAACCTATGACAGGCAGATACTCCGCTCCATTATCGAAAACTACTCGGGCGGCCCCGTCGGAGCCGAAACCCTTGCAATCTCGATAGGAGAATCTCAGGACACTCTGGAAGATTATTACGAACCTTATCTTATCCAGTCCGGCCTTCTCCGGCGCACTCCGCGCGGCCGTATGGTTACGCTTAAAGCCTATGACCATCTGGGGTTAAATCCGCCTAGACTTGGAGATGGGCAAGACGGTCTCTTTGATTAG
- a CDS encoding class I SAM-dependent methyltransferase, translating to MQKNKYQAELFKNRLQKRFKHLSKWARREGVFAYRLYDKDIPEIPLAVDIYFAEENCIINSSAEKKAFLLIYLYKRPYEKSQEEEKEWLLEIEEAAASSLSIPKERIFTKLREKQKGKNQYEKVNSSKNLMSVKEGECLFYINVEDYLDSGLFLDHRPARSMIFKEAKNKKVLNLFSYTGSFSVHAAKGGAASVDSVDLSNTYLNWAKENLKLNKLFDEEKTRLIKSDVIRFLEKAIEEKKEWDLIICDPPTFSNSKSADVFDVNKDWLKLCLLCLDVLSKNGRFYFSTNSQKIKFDEAELINSSPKKIRVRDITKTSIPEDFRNQKIHKMWMIEEDK from the coding sequence ATGCAAAAAAATAAATATCAGGCGGAACTTTTTAAAAACCGACTGCAAAAGAGATTTAAGCATTTATCAAAATGGGCAAGAAGAGAAGGTGTTTTTGCATACAGACTGTATGACAAAGATATTCCTGAAATTCCTCTTGCAGTAGACATCTACTTTGCCGAAGAAAACTGCATAATAAACAGTTCTGCCGAAAAAAAAGCTTTTTTACTGATTTATCTTTACAAGCGGCCCTACGAAAAATCCCAAGAAGAAGAAAAGGAATGGCTTTTAGAAATTGAAGAAGCGGCAGCCTCAAGCCTTTCTATTCCTAAAGAAAGAATTTTTACAAAATTGAGGGAAAAGCAAAAGGGAAAAAATCAATACGAAAAAGTTAACTCAAGTAAAAATCTTATGAGTGTAAAAGAAGGAGAATGTTTATTCTACATAAATGTAGAAGACTATTTGGATTCCGGTCTTTTTTTGGATCACCGCCCTGCCCGTTCCATGATTTTTAAAGAAGCAAAAAATAAAAAAGTTTTAAACCTCTTTTCATACACAGGAAGTTTTTCGGTTCATGCGGCAAAGGGCGGCGCTGCTTCAGTAGATTCGGTAGATCTATCCAACACCTACTTAAATTGGGCAAAGGAAAACTTAAAACTAAATAAGCTCTTTGATGAAGAAAAAACTCGGCTTATAAAAAGCGATGTAATCCGATTTTTGGAAAAAGCAATCGAAGAAAAAAAAGAATGGGACTTAATTATCTGCGACCCTCCGACCTTTTCAAATTCAAAAAGTGCGGATGTCTTCGATGTAAATAAGGATTGGCTTAAACTATGCCTTTTATGCCTCGACGTACTTTCAAAAAACGGAAGATTTTATTTTTCGACCAATTCTCAAAAAATAAAATTCGATGAAGCGGAACTGATTAATTCTTCCCCAAAAAAGATAAGGGTAAGGGACATAACAAAGACCTCAATCCCCGAAGACTTTAGAAATCAAAAAATACACAAGATGTGGATGATAGAAGAAGACAAATAG
- a CDS encoding redox-sensing transcriptional repressor Rex produces MTKQKVPAAPSVRRLPSYLQLIKKAEADKLEYISGTVIAEELELEPIQVRKDLTITGIVGKPKKGYPVKLLITAIEKFLGWNKEKKAFVIGAGSLGTALSGYQDFKEHGLEICAAFDSDKRKIGKEIHGLPIFGMDELEKKVKEYKPEIAVLTVPSKYAQEAANALVKAGIKAIWNFTNIKINVPAGVIVQKEDLSSGYAMLGVMMSGKK; encoded by the coding sequence ATGACAAAACAAAAAGTACCGGCGGCTCCATCTGTGCGGAGACTGCCTTCTTATCTTCAACTTATAAAAAAAGCTGAGGCTGATAAGCTGGAATACATATCTGGAACAGTCATTGCCGAAGAATTGGAACTTGAGCCTATTCAGGTAAGAAAGGACTTGACAATTACCGGAATTGTAGGTAAACCGAAAAAAGGTTATCCCGTTAAACTTCTAATAACGGCTATCGAAAAATTTTTAGGATGGAATAAAGAAAAAAAAGCCTTTGTAATAGGGGCCGGAAGTTTAGGCACGGCTCTTTCAGGCTACCAAGATTTTAAAGAACACGGCCTTGAAATTTGCGCAGCCTTTGATTCCGACAAAAGAAAAATAGGAAAAGAAATTCATGGACTTCCCATATTTGGAATGGATGAATTGGAAAAAAAAGTTAAAGAATATAAACCCGAAATCGCTGTTTTGACTGTTCCTTCAAAATATGCCCAAGAAGCCGCAAATGCTCTTGTAAAAGCCGGTATCAAGGCAATTTGGAATTTTACAAACATCAAAATCAATGTACCCGCCGGGGTTATAGTCCAAAAAGAAGATTTAAGTTCCGGTTATGCAATGCTCGGTGTTATGATGAGCGGCAAAAAATAA
- a CDS encoding iron-containing alcohol dehydrogenase yields MYNFEFEVPVKILFGKGSIENLTSEILKYGKRVLLCYGGGSIKKIGLYDTIVKKLDEAGIFYKELSGISPNPRIEEVEEGIKIVREHKLDFILPVGGGSTIDCSKAVSAGVNYEGSAWDLITGKAEIKNVLPIGTVLTLSATGSEMNGGAVISNLKTKEKLGFGAPSLLPKFSVLDPEYTYSVPKNQTAAGTADIMSHTFECYFTLNDGAYLQDRFAESILKTCIEYGPLAIENPENYEARSNLMWAGTWAINGLLSDGKKTAWSVHPMEHELSAFYDITHGVGLAILTPHWLRRCLNDKTVKKIADYGINVWGLPKGGEVYKTAEKAIECTSDFFKSLGIPMTLKEVGIGEEHLKEMAEAAVAHRGKNGVIYGFQELRAEDVYAIFKAAL; encoded by the coding sequence ATGTATAATTTTGAATTTGAAGTACCGGTTAAAATTTTATTCGGTAAGGGCAGTATCGAGAACTTAACGTCTGAGATTCTTAAATACGGAAAAAGGGTTCTCCTTTGTTACGGTGGAGGCAGTATCAAAAAAATTGGGCTTTATGACACAATCGTAAAAAAACTTGATGAAGCCGGAATTTTTTATAAGGAACTTTCAGGTATTTCTCCGAATCCCCGTATTGAAGAAGTTGAGGAGGGCATAAAAATAGTCCGCGAGCATAAGCTGGATTTTATCCTGCCTGTCGGAGGGGGAAGCACCATCGACTGCTCAAAGGCTGTTTCTGCGGGCGTAAACTATGAAGGAAGTGCATGGGATCTGATTACGGGCAAGGCCGAAATTAAAAACGTGCTCCCTATAGGAACAGTCCTTACCCTTTCTGCGACCGGTTCCGAGATGAACGGAGGAGCAGTTATTTCAAACCTTAAAACCAAGGAAAAGCTCGGCTTCGGAGCTCCGTCTCTTCTTCCTAAATTTTCGGTTCTTGATCCCGAATACACCTATTCCGTTCCTAAAAATCAGACAGCCGCAGGTACGGCCGATATTATGAGCCACACCTTCGAGTGTTATTTCACTCTAAATGACGGCGCCTATCTTCAAGACAGGTTTGCAGAGAGCATCTTAAAAACCTGTATAGAGTACGGCCCTTTGGCTATTGAAAATCCCGAAAACTACGAAGCCCGCTCAAACCTTATGTGGGCAGGCACTTGGGCTATAAACGGCCTTTTAAGTGACGGCAAAAAAACGGCTTGGTCGGTTCACCCTATGGAGCACGAGCTGAGCGCCTTTTACGACATCACTCACGGAGTGGGCTTGGCTATCTTGACCCCTCATTGGCTGCGCCGGTGCTTAAACGATAAAACCGTAAAAAAGATAGCCGATTACGGCATAAATGTTTGGGGTCTTCCTAAGGGAGGTGAAGTTTATAAAACGGCCGAAAAAGCAATCGAGTGTACTTCAGACTTTTTTAAATCTCTCGGCATTCCGATGACCTTAAAAGAAGTGGGAATCGGCGAAGAGCATTTAAAAGAAATGGCGGAAGCTGCCGTTGCTCACCGAGGCAAAAACGGAGTTATCTACGGCTTTCAAGAACTTAGAGCCGAAGATGTTTATGCAATCTTTAAGGCCGCGCTTTAA
- the glpK gene encoding glycerol kinase GlpK, with amino-acid sequence MKKYVLAFDQGTTSCRAILFDKSGKKLATAQQEFSQIFPKQGWVEHDAMEIWGKQSGVAREVLERSGVSTQEIAAIGITNQRETTVVWNKNTGRPVYNAIVWQCRRTADICDALKEKGLSDSIRKKTGLIIDAYFSGTKIKWILDNVPEARSMAEKGELLFGNIDTWLIWNLTRGKVHVTDYTNASRTMLFNIHTLQWDEELLKAIDIPKAMLPEVKPSSYVYGYTDEHTFGGAKIPIAGAAGDQQAALFGQACFEEGSAKNTYGTGCFMLMNTGEKIIESENGLLTTIAFGIDNSVKYALEGSSFIAGAAVQWLRDELKLIYNAHETEYYAGLVDDTNGVYFVPAFSGLGAPYWDMYARGALLGLTRGAKREHIVRAVLEAIAYQTKDVLYAMERDSKINLKSLKVDGGACANNFLMQFQSDILNVPVLRPFEKETTALGAAYLAGLAVGFWKEQGEIKRIQDIEREFKPDMEEAKRSSLYAGWKKAVERSMNWA; translated from the coding sequence ATGAAAAAATATGTATTAGCTTTTGATCAGGGGACTACCAGCTGCAGGGCAATCTTGTTCGATAAAAGCGGAAAAAAACTTGCAACGGCTCAGCAGGAGTTTTCTCAAATTTTTCCTAAGCAGGGCTGGGTCGAGCATGATGCCATGGAAATATGGGGAAAGCAAAGCGGTGTAGCCCGCGAGGTTTTGGAAAGAAGCGGAGTTTCCACCCAAGAGATTGCCGCAATCGGCATTACCAATCAGCGAGAAACAACCGTTGTCTGGAATAAAAACACGGGCCGCCCCGTTTACAACGCCATAGTTTGGCAATGCCGAAGAACAGCCGATATCTGCGATGCCCTTAAAGAAAAAGGCCTTTCCGATTCCATCAGAAAAAAAACCGGCTTGATAATAGATGCTTATTTTTCGGGAACCAAGATAAAGTGGATCTTAGACAATGTGCCTGAGGCAAGGTCTATGGCCGAAAAAGGCGAGCTCCTTTTCGGGAACATCGACACCTGGCTTATCTGGAATTTGACTCGAGGCAAGGTGCATGTAACCGATTACACAAACGCTTCCCGCACAATGCTTTTTAATATTCACACCTTGCAATGGGATGAAGAACTTTTAAAGGCTATTGATATTCCTAAAGCCATGCTGCCTGAGGTTAAGCCTTCAAGTTATGTTTACGGATATACCGATGAACACACCTTCGGCGGAGCTAAGATTCCTATTGCGGGAGCTGCGGGGGATCAGCAGGCCGCTCTTTTCGGCCAAGCCTGTTTTGAAGAAGGCTCTGCAAAGAACACCTACGGTACGGGCTGCTTTATGCTCATGAATACGGGAGAAAAAATTATCGAATCTGAAAACGGGCTTCTTACGACTATTGCATTCGGCATAGATAATAGTGTAAAATATGCTTTGGAGGGAAGCAGCTTTATAGCGGGGGCTGCAGTCCAGTGGCTGCGGGATGAGTTAAAGCTTATCTATAATGCACACGAAACGGAATACTATGCAGGGCTTGTAGACGATACGAACGGGGTCTACTTTGTTCCGGCCTTTTCGGGCCTTGGTGCACCCTATTGGGATATGTATGCAAGAGGAGCCCTCTTGGGCTTGACAAGGGGAGCAAAAAGAGAGCATATTGTCCGTGCGGTCTTGGAAGCCATAGCCTATCAAACAAAGGATGTCCTTTATGCTATGGAAAGGGATTCCAAGATAAATTTAAAGTCGCTCAAGGTTGACGGCGGGGCCTGCGCAAATAATTTTTTAATGCAGTTCCAGTCGGATATCTTAAACGTTCCTGTGTTGCGCCCCTTCGAAAAAGAAACGACGGCCTTGGGTGCTGCCTATCTTGCAGGCCTTGCAGTCGGCTTTTGGAAGGAGCAGGGCGAGATAAAACGGATACAGGATATCGAAAGGGAATTTAAGCCGGACATGGAAGAAGCAAAAAGAAGCTCTCTCTATGCCGGATGGAAAAAAGCGGTAGAACGCTCAATGAACTGGGCATAA